A part of Daphnia pulex isolate KAP4 chromosome 6, ASM2113471v1 genomic DNA contains:
- the LOC124196051 gene encoding uncharacterized protein LOC124196051: MAPRRALTEEEKEEKNRKLREKRAQQDPQAKAKRLEENRERAKYVREQKKRQVDQEEANKEEAERKKKLRRSQSTVDREARLEVEAEKQRKRREKETENAKQVRREQQLLRQMILRAEENEEERRARQEQDKERHQVLRAQQTGEERIGVAIEDRLRHQLYLNEESQEEAEVRRELNREQTVTYRATENEEEAEERREDSRIRMELLREEREENEELMRAMDAFEHAEMIPIETEEERSHREKILEERNRAGVPRTHRAACKKIESEANVPIHYCGEMNLICEECDAKHFKAERPQDKKFQKCCKKGKVILPPPKECPEPLAKLLQNDHPKAKHFMSKIRNYNSAHAFASMGAKMNSPPGRGPYCFRIHGQVYHNTAAVGTTDNPKYADLYFMDAAQASSYRANVEANGGCCRDLMEELDEMLRENNPYAAIYKKMRQVLEEEYLKAEAENRPHQFVGMIISSDRKNLDQRRYNSPTTDDIAIIFKSVNGEPPVDRDIRGHLIIPSRGRKFIQINPQKPMCDPMTYPLLFPNGEDGWHSNMPYTTTTRREREEAAAMDVDEGEEQQVLDEEEEPDAEEEIEGDDDNDPHRLNRGSGKRKRVTQCEFYSYLISIRNYFNQVLAGGPLTQQWIVDSYVKIEANRVKYIREHQAELRVAQYDGLMDYVANRAERENKTVGTIHILPSSFIGSPRAMKQAYQDAMSICSKFGKPTYFLTFTCNPKWKEITANIPNYLTASDRPDMVARVYNLKKNELVHDIDRRQVLGFALARIHVIEFQKRGLPHAHLLLWVDKRDVPTTGEDIDLTICAEIPDKRTHPRLYEIVMSHMIHGPCGAINKNSPCMDGEKCAKKFPKAFCEETMVNDNGYPTYRRRDTGVTHRLKRGQSDFEVDNRWVVPYNPWLSLKYDSHINLEYCASIVCIKYICKYVYKGYDCVQTDNKVGTYQEQQEAGPEGEVPAVVYDEITSHLDARFVSAPEATWRILKFPLTDRSHSISRLAVHLPEGQSVFFQPGNEEQAVINAATRNTTLTAYFKLNEQQEGARQYFYREIPHHYLFDKKLQKWKPRKKRAKIIGRIYTVSVKQVERYCLRMLLINVKGATSFEHLRTVDDIVYPTFKAAAIALNLLEDDRAWEKTLEEAATFQMPVQLRQLFVDICLYCNPTNALQLFEINLPHLMEDYVRIGHEEEVAKNLALKWIQDKLLLNNQLMENYSLPVPDFQLINQLIQAQIASDNEVDTHEKRLLGQMMLAKLNEGQRAAFDQIMASIQDANQPRLFFLDGPGGTGKTFLYNTLITVLQGQGKSVVAVASTGIASTLLINGSTYHSKYKLYPPITETTRSKIEESSFSAKIIRDASLNISDEATLKLNYALDGMNHLFQMVAKNRDDPYGNKVLLLGGDFRQCLPVVRHGNRVKIVESTIKTNETWPLFRQLRLVQNMRTTAGSQDYADWLLQLGNGSLPSIPTLNDPELIEIPQDFLQLPTHLIDHVFGHPSQLLNPEVAETISSRAILCPKNIDCLRINNTIVSKMPGAIKVYKSIDTIDSEDPGEIADYPAEVLNTFDVSGLPPHALHLKVGAVVILLKNIDTRQGLCNGTRLILKNLTDNLIVAEIASGKNKGESVFLPRMSMSPTDSDLPFKLKRLQFPVLLAFAITINKSQGQTFDRVGIYLPEPVFSHGQLYVAFSRATSREGVKVVVKETDYHGKLLRNRPGATEEDKLRVFTRNIVYREVLL; the protein is encoded by the coding sequence ATGGCACCGCGTCGTGCACTTacggaagaggaaaaagaagagaagaatagaaagTTGCGAGAAAAGAGAGCACAGCAGGATCCGCAGGCGAAGGCAAAGAGATTAGAAGAGAATAGGGAAAGAGCGAAGTATGTTCGTgaacagaaaaagagacaGGTAGACCAAGAAGAGGCgaataaagaagaagcagaaagaaagaagaaactacGTCGTAGTCAAAGTACAGTAGATAGAGAGGCGAGACTTGAAGTTGAAGCCGAAAAACAAAGGAAGcgccgagaaaaagaaacagagaaTGCGAAGCAAGTCAGGCGAGAGCAGCAGTTGTTGCGGCAGATGATCCTTCGAGccgaagaaaatgaagaagaaaggagGGCAAGGCAGGAACAAGACAAAGAACGGCATCAAGTCCTGCGTGCTCAACAGacaggagaagaaagaattggAGTAGCAATAGAAGATAGATTGCGTCACCAACTGTATCTCAATGAAGAATCCCAGGAAGAAGCTGAAGTGCGAAGGGAATTAAATAGAGAACAGACGGTAACTTACAGAGCAACTGAGAACGAAGAGGAAGCGGAAGAACGTCGAGAAGATAGTCGAATTCGTATGGAACTTCTCCGTGAAGAAAGAGAGGAAAATGAAGAGCTGATGCGAGCCATGGATGCATTTGAGCATGCCGAAATGATCCCGATtgaaactgaagaagaacGGTCCCATCGAGAAAAGATATTGGAAGAGCGCAACCGGGCCGGTGTTCCAAGGACTCATCGCGCAGCTTGCAAAAAGATTGAGTCTGAAGCCAACGTTCCAATCCACTACTGTGGAGAAATGAACTTGATTTGCGAGGAATGTGACGCCAAGCATTTCAAAGCAGAAAGGCCGCAAGacaagaaatttcaaaaatgttgcaaaaagggaaaagtcaTTCTTCCACCTCCAAAAGAGTGCCCTGAACCTCTGGCAAAACTATTGCAGAACGATCATCCCAAAGCAAAACACTTTATGTCGAAAATCCGCAACTATAACAGCGCTCATGCCTTTGCTTCGATGGGAGCCAAAATGAACTCACCTCCCGGTCGTGGACCATACTGCTTCAGAATCCATGGCCAAGTGTATCACAACACGGCTGCCGTTGGTACTACTGATAATCCAAAGTACGCCGATCTCTACTTTATGGATGCGGCACAGGCCAGTAGTTACAGAGCGAATGTTGAAGCGAATGGAGGATGCTGTAGGGATCTGATGGAAGAATTGGACGAGATGTTGCGAGAAAACAATCCCTATGCAGCCATTTACAAGAAAATGCGGCAAGTTCTGGAAGAAGAGTACCTTAAAGCCGAAGCTGAAAATCGTCCTCATCAGTTTGTGGGCATGATCATCAGCAGTGATCGGAAAAATCTGGATCAGAGACGCTACAACAGCCCAACGACGGATGATATTGCCATCATTTTCAAGAGCGTCAACGGAGAGCCACCGGTAGACAGGGACATTCGAGGCCATCTAATTATTCCAAGCAGAGGCAGAAAATTCATCCAGATCAATCCCCAGAAACCAATGTGCGATCCAATGACTTATCCCTTGCTCTTCCCAAACGGTGAGGATGGTTGGCATTCAAATATGCCTTATACCACCACtacacggagagagagagaggaagctGCAGCCATGGATGTTGACGAAGGTGAAGAGCAGCAAGTtttagacgaagaagaagaacctgatgccgaagaagaaattgaagggGATGATGACAACGATCCCCATCGATTGAACCGAGGCAgtggaaaaaggaagagagtAACTCAGTGCGAATTCTACAGCTATCTCATATCCATTCGCAATTATTTCAACCAAGTGTTGGCCGGAGGACCACTCACACAGCAATGGATAGTAGATTCGTACGTGAAGATTGAAGCCAATCGTGTCAAGTACATTAGGGAACATCAAGCCGAGCTGCGAGTTGCCCAGTACGACGGACTCATGGACTATGTCGCTAATcgcgcagagagagaaaataagacgGTCGGCACAATTCATATTCTCCCCTCCAGTTTCATCGGCAGTCCAAGAGCCATGAAGCAAGCGTACCAAGATGCCATGTCAATTTGTAGCAAATTTGGCAAACCGACCTACTTTCTGACGTTCACCTGTAACCCAAAGTGGAAGGAGATAACGGCAAACATCCCCAACTACCTCACGGCTTCCGATCGGCCAGATATGGTAGCAAGAGTCTACAACCTAAAGAAGAACGAGTTGGTCCACGACATTGACAGGCGCCAAGTTTTGGGCTTCGCTTTGGCGAGGATTCATGTGATTGAATTTCAGAAACGCGGTCTTCCCCACGCTCACTTGCTTCTTTGGGTTGACAAACGTGACGTCCCAACGACAGGGGAAGACATTGACTTGACCATCTGCGCAGAAATACCAGACAAGAGAACCCATCCTCGCCTCTATGAAATTGTCATGTCCCACATGATTCATGGACCTTGCGGAGCAATCAACAAGAATTCCCCCTGTATGGACGGTGAAAAGTGCGCCAAAAAGTTTCCCAAGGCATTCTGTGAAGAAACTATGGTCAACGACAACGGCTACCCAACTTACAGGAGAAGAGACACCGGAGTGACGCATCGTTTGAAAAGAGGGCAATCAGACTTTGAAGTAGATAACCGTTGGGTCGTCCCTTATAACCCTTGGTTGTCACTCAAGTACGATTCGCACATTAACCTCGAATACTGCGCATCGATCGTCTGCATTAAGTACATCTGCAAATATGTTTACAAGGGTTACGACTGCGTGCAAACGGACAACAAAGTAGGAACGTACCAAGAGCAGCAAGAGGCAGGACCTGAAGGCGAAGTACCGGCAGTTGTCTACGACGAAATCACGAGCCATTTGGATGCCCGTTTTGTTAGTGCGCCTGAAGCCACCTGGCGAATCTTAAAGTTCCCTCTCACTGATCGTTCTCACTCCATTAGCCGACTGGCTGTTCATTTACCTGAAGGACAATCCGTCTTTTTTCAACCGGGTAACGAAGAGCAAGCAGTCATCAACGCCGCCACAAGAAACACTACTCTTACTGCCTATTTCAAGTTGAACGAGCAACAAGAAGGCGCCAGGCAGTATTTCTATCGGGAAATCCCCCATCACTACCTGTTTGACAAGAAACTGCAAAAGTGGAAGCCCAGAAAGAAGAGAGCGAAAATCATCGGCCGGATTTACACGGTGAGCGTCAAACAAGTTGAACGGTATTGCCTTCGAATGCTTCTTATCAATGTCAAGGGTGCAACAAGTTTCGAGCATTTACGGACCGTCGACGACATTGTCTATCCCACATTTAAAGCTGCAGCTATTGCATTGAATTTGCTAGAGGACGACAGAGCTTGGGAAAAGACGTTGGAAGAAGCGGCCACTTTCCAAATGCCTGTTCAGTTGAGGCAGCTCTTTGTCGACATTTGTCTCTATTGCAACCCGACCAACGCTCTGCAACTCTTTGAAATCAATCTTCCTCATCTCATGGAAGACTATGTCCGAATCGGtcatgaagaagaagttgcaAAGAACTTGGCGTTAAAGTGGATACAGGACAAGTTGCTTCTCAACAACCAACTGATGGAAAATTACTCTTTGCCAGTTCCCGATTTTCAGCTCATCAACCAGCTCATCCAAGCTCAGATTGCATCCGACAACGAAGTAGACACGCATGAAAAGCGATTGTTGGGGCAAATGATGTTGGCAAAACTCAACGAAGGTCAACGAGCAGCCTTTGACCAAATCATGGCCTCTATCCAAGACGCAAATCAGCCACGACTATTTTTCCTCGACGGCCCAGGCGGAACGGGCAAGACGTTCCTCTACAACACCCTCATCACCGTTCTCCAAGGTCAAGGGAAATCAGTCGTCGCAGTAGCTTCTACAGGCATCGCTTCCACTCTGCTGATCAATGGTTCAACGTACCACTCAAAGTACAAGTTATACCCTCCGATAACTGAAACCACAAGATCGAAAATTGAAGAAAGCAGCTTCAGTGCCAAGATAATCAGAGATGCAAGTCTAAACATCTCTGACGAAGCCACGCTGAAGTTGAACTACGCTCTCGACGGAATGAATCATCTCTTCCAAATGGTGGCCAAGAACCGAGATGATCCGTACGGCAATAAagtgctcctgttgggtgGCGACTTTAGGCAGTGCTTACCAGTTGTTAGGCATGGAAACCGGGTGAAAATCGTCGAATCTACCATCAAAACCAACGAAACTTGGCCACTCTTCCGTCAACTTCGATTGGTACAGAACATGAGAACAACAGCTGGTAGTCAAGACTATGCCGATTGGCTTTTACAACTGGGAAACGGATCTTTGCCTTCGATACCGACCCTAAACGATCCAGAGCTCATTGAAATTCCGCAAGATTTTCTCCAGTTGCCGACACATTTGATTGACCACGTCTTTGGTCACCCGTCGCAACTCTTGAACCCAGAAGTGGCAGAAACAATTTCTTCAAGAGCTATTCTTTGCccgaaaaatattgattgtCTCCGCATCAACAACACCATCGTTTCAAAAATGCCTGGTGCCATCAAAGTCTACAAGAGTATCGACACTATCGATTCGGAAGACCCCGGAGAAATTGCAGACTACCCCGCGGAAGTTCTCAACACCTTTGATGTCTCTGGCCTTCCTCCTCATGCACTACATCTCAAAGTTGGTGCCGTCGTCATCCTCCTCAAGAACATTGACACGCGCCAGGGACTCTGCAATGGAACAAGGCTCATCCTCAAAAACCTTACCGACAATCTGATTGTAGCAGAGATCGCTTCTGGAAAAAACAAAGGCGAATCCGTATTCCTCCCACGGATGTCCATGTCACCCACCGACTCTGACTTGCCATTCAAACTCAAAAGATTGCAGTTCCCTGTACTTTTGGCCTTTGCCATCACCATCAACAAGTCGCAGGGACAGACTTTCGATCGAGTTGGCATCTATCTCCCGGAACCCGTTTTCAGTCACGGTCAGCTCTACGTTGCATTCTCTCGAGCAACTTCCAGGGAAGGTGTCAAGGTTGTCGTTAAGGAAACAGACTACCACGGGAAACTACTGAGAAATCGTCCAGGCGCCACCGAAGAGGACAAACTTAGAGTATTCACCAGGAACATCGTCTACAGAGAAGTCTTGCTATAA
- the LOC124196053 gene encoding transcriptional regulator ovo-like isoform X1: MPKIFVLRNRLQEQQARLLETQKGQHIKIRTDELSTDAHLNQQHRQQQQQQNHGGSEMQDEPVALIVDRKSDITAAVAAISLTATTSAKDNHQQQQPAPPCQQQPVEKKRETVEVEEEEEEEESSTENEKEEPQPQSGSGRRYLPFFAHLQKEQQQQQPEVSVAVVSEDEQQPTTPGPLRYVSVIQRTPLFRPREPEAEKKRELVQPSPKPKKEPLPEADKGVLNRENEEEEDKEEDDDDDAVAEAAMPVQEAPIDYHVPRAKSPDNVDEPERPRGEVRETTASARRRAREAADNGAIDMRCVRPRLSASPRRRGGNHHHDSKPMDGDNGCGGGGGGGGNGGGGNNSGSGGGGGYSDSGNRSYQMGGGGGGMSGFSGGSDSGNGGGNDNHLPYGDGSLPLDGCGNEFDYTRLEQLGPLPSLNDVLPSMRSFHPSLYARLQEPPRYANPPDLDRPPGVGGGGGPGGGPGSNSDLEATLTSLTSLTNLNPFNGNLNLYGNYSQNAYNFNNSGHGGPVTAAHTPNSGGGPSPCGGTQADLFELANDPDMCADDQNSFCPDVDQITGLQLSFPVESGVHAMPEQHHIAASQQQQQQQQDRLYHHQQQQQQQHDQQHTRVYTTSPGGYSTVSQTHRRGGSPTESDGLSGLINFSPSALLTPLSIDQSPLMDVQFGSSQMSPCSINSSSSPVPHCESSGGLLNRSLHAHTPAPQHQQQQQNNNNNNSVMSVDQSDNESVSNLQVRVSVLQQRDISMQLGLPNDAPLEFVNGGHGIKNPLVHDNDGKDSTRDGFESDSSSRTQIHMKSSKRGNNSGGGRDGAISACSSSTAADGMNTGADPDDPNKFTCRLCSKSFTLQRLLNRHMKCHSDVKRYLCTFCGKGFNDTFDLKRHTRTHTGVRPYKCALCEKSFTQRCSLESHCLKVHGVAHQYQYKERRAKVYVCEECGHTTNEPEVHYVHLKELHPYSPALLKFYDKRHFKFTNNNFTNMLLQVRS; encoded by the exons atgccgAAGATTTTCGTGCTGAGGAATCGCTTGCAGGAGCAACAGGCCCGCCTGTTGGAGACGCAGAAAGGCCAACACATCAAGATCCGCACGGACGAATTGTCCACCGATGCTCATCTCAATCAACAGCatcgccaacaacaacaacaacaaaatcatgGCGGTTCTGAGATGCAGGACGAGCCCGTGGCGTTGATTGTCGACAGAAAATCGGATATCACCGCCGCAGTGGCCGCCATTTCCCTCACAGCAACTACTTCCGCCAAGGATaatcaccaacaacaacaaccagcacCACCttgtcaacaacaaccag tagaaaagaaacgagaaacggtagaagtggaagaagaagaagaagaagaagagtccagcactgaaaatgaaaaggaagaacCGCAGCCGCAGTCTGGATCCGGACGGAGGTACTTGCCCTTTTTCGCTCATCTGCaaaaggagcagcagcagcagcagccggaggTGTCGGTGGCCGTGGTTAGTGAAGATGAACAGCAACCGACCACACCCGGACCGTTGCGCTACGTTTCAGTTATCCAGAGGACGCCACTCTTCCGCCCGCGTGAACCCGAAGCCGAAAAGAAACGGGAACTTGTTCAACCGTCGCCCAAACCCAAGAAGGAACCTCTGCCGGAAGCTGACAAAGGAGTATTGAATcgtgaaaacgaagaagaagaagataaagaagaagatgatgacgatgatgccGTGGCAGAGGCGGCCATGCCCGTCCAGGAGGCGCCTATCGATTATCACGTCCCGAGAGCCAAGTCACCCGACAACGTGGACGAGCCGGAAAGGCCCCGAGGTGAAGTGAGAGAGACGACTGCATCCGCCCGACGCCGAGCTCGTGAAGCGGCTGATAATGGCGCCATTGACATGCGTTGCGTCCGGCCCCGTCTGTCAGCGTCGCCCAGGCGTCGCGGAGGGAACCACCACCACGACAGTAAACCCATGGATGGAGATAACGGTTGCGGCGGAGGTGGAGGAGGCGGTGGTAATGGCGGCGGAGGCAACAATTCCGGAAGCGGAGGAGGCGGTGGATACAGCGACAGCGGCAACAGATCGTATCAGATGggtggcggaggaggcggaATGTCCGGATTCAGCGGCGGAAGCGACTCGGGTAACGGCGGTGGCAACGACAACCACCTGCCCTATGGTGATGGATCGCTGCCGCTGGACGGTTGCGGCAATGAATTCGACTACACGCGACTGGAACAGTTGGGACCGCTTCCGTCCCTCAACGACGTCCTTCCATCCATGCGATCCTTCCATCCGAGTCTCTACGCGCGATTACAGGAGCCGCCCCGTTACGCCAATCCGCCCGATTTAGACCGGCCGCCTGGTGTTGGAGGTGGTGGCGGCCCTGGGGGTGGACCCGGAAGTAACAGCGACCTTGAAGCCACCTTGACGTCGTTGACGTCGCTAACCAACCTCAACCCGTTCAACGGAAATCTGAACCTCTACGGAAACTATTCGCAGAATGCCTACAATTTCAACAATTCCGGACACGGAGGACCCGTCACCGCCGCCCACACACCCAATTCCGGCGGCGGACCCAGCCCTTGCGGAGGCACCCAGGCCGATCTCTTTGAATTGGCCAACGATCCGGACATGTGCGCCGATGACCAAAACTCGTTCTGTCCGGATGTCGACCAGATCACCGGATTGCAGTTGAGTTTCCCCGTCGAGTCGGGAGTTCACGCCATGCCCGAACAGCACCACATTGCTGcatcgcaacaacaacaacaacaacaacaagacagactgtaccaccaccaacaacagcaacaacaacaacacgatcAACAACACACCCGAGTCTACACGACATCACCTGGTGGTTATTCTACCGTTTCTCAGACTCATCGTCGCGGTGGATCCCCGACGGAATCGGATGGCCTTAGCGGCCTGATCAACTTCAGCCCATCGGCCCTGTTGACGCCGCTGTCCATCGATCAGTCGCCTCTGATGGACGTCCAGTTTGGCTCCTCTCAAATGTCGCCGTGCTCCATCAATTCCTCCTCATCGCCGGTTCCTCATTGCGAGTCTTCCGGCGGATTACTCAACCGCAGCCTTCACGCCCACACGCCGGCCCCtcaacaccagcagcaacaacagaacaacaacaacaataattcCGTCATGTCTGTCGACCAATCGGACAACGAGTCTGTTTCCAACCTGCAAGTCCGCGTTTCCGTCCTCCAGCAGCGG GACATTTCTATGCAACTGGGCTTGCCCAATGACGCCCCACTGGAATTCGTCAACGGCGGACATGGAATTAAAAATCCATTGGTGCACGACAACGACGGCAAGGATTCGACCCGCGATGGATTCGAATCGGATTCGTCGTCCAGGACTCAGATCCACATGAAATCGTCCAAGAGGGGCAACAACAGCGGAGGCGGAAGAGACGGGGCCATTTCGGCCTGTTCGTCGTCGACGGCGGCTGACGGTATGAACACGGGAGCCGATCCTGACGATCCCAACAAATTCACCTGCCGCCTCTGCTCCAAGAGTTTCACCCTGCAGCGACTGTTGAATCGGCACATGAAATGCCATTCGGACGTCAAGCGCTACCTGTGCACCTTCTGCGGGAAGGGTTTCAATGACACGTTCGATTTGAAACGACACACCCGAACGCATACAG GTGTTCGACCCTACAAATGTGCCCTGTGCGAGAAATCGTTTACGCAAAGGTGCTCGCTCGAGTCTCATTGTCTCAAGGTGCATGGTGTTGCCCATCAGTACCAATACAAAGAACGGAGAGCAAag GTATACGTTTGTGAGGAGTGCGGCCACACGACTAACGAGCCTGAGGTGCACTACGTCCACCTGAAAGAGCTCCACCCCTACAGTCCGGCCTTGCTCAAGTTCTACGACAAGAGGCACTTCAAGttcaccaacaacaactttaCCAACATGCTGCTACAAGTTCGATCCtaa
- the LOC124196053 gene encoding transcriptional regulator ovo-like isoform X2: protein MPKIFVLRNRLQEQQARLLETQKGQHIKIRTDELSTDAHLNQQHRQQQQQQNHGGSEMQDEPVALIVDRKSDITAAVAAISLTATTSAKDNHQQQQPAPPCQQQPEKKRETVEVEEEEEEEESSTENEKEEPQPQSGSGRRYLPFFAHLQKEQQQQQPEVSVAVVSEDEQQPTTPGPLRYVSVIQRTPLFRPREPEAEKKRELVQPSPKPKKEPLPEADKGVLNRENEEEEDKEEDDDDDAVAEAAMPVQEAPIDYHVPRAKSPDNVDEPERPRGEVRETTASARRRAREAADNGAIDMRCVRPRLSASPRRRGGNHHHDSKPMDGDNGCGGGGGGGGNGGGGNNSGSGGGGGYSDSGNRSYQMGGGGGGMSGFSGGSDSGNGGGNDNHLPYGDGSLPLDGCGNEFDYTRLEQLGPLPSLNDVLPSMRSFHPSLYARLQEPPRYANPPDLDRPPGVGGGGGPGGGPGSNSDLEATLTSLTSLTNLNPFNGNLNLYGNYSQNAYNFNNSGHGGPVTAAHTPNSGGGPSPCGGTQADLFELANDPDMCADDQNSFCPDVDQITGLQLSFPVESGVHAMPEQHHIAASQQQQQQQQDRLYHHQQQQQQQHDQQHTRVYTTSPGGYSTVSQTHRRGGSPTESDGLSGLINFSPSALLTPLSIDQSPLMDVQFGSSQMSPCSINSSSSPVPHCESSGGLLNRSLHAHTPAPQHQQQQQNNNNNNSVMSVDQSDNESVSNLQVRVSVLQQRDISMQLGLPNDAPLEFVNGGHGIKNPLVHDNDGKDSTRDGFESDSSSRTQIHMKSSKRGNNSGGGRDGAISACSSSTAADGMNTGADPDDPNKFTCRLCSKSFTLQRLLNRHMKCHSDVKRYLCTFCGKGFNDTFDLKRHTRTHTGVRPYKCALCEKSFTQRCSLESHCLKVHGVAHQYQYKERRAKVYVCEECGHTTNEPEVHYVHLKELHPYSPALLKFYDKRHFKFTNNNFTNMLLQVRS, encoded by the exons atgccgAAGATTTTCGTGCTGAGGAATCGCTTGCAGGAGCAACAGGCCCGCCTGTTGGAGACGCAGAAAGGCCAACACATCAAGATCCGCACGGACGAATTGTCCACCGATGCTCATCTCAATCAACAGCatcgccaacaacaacaacaacaaaatcatgGCGGTTCTGAGATGCAGGACGAGCCCGTGGCGTTGATTGTCGACAGAAAATCGGATATCACCGCCGCAGTGGCCGCCATTTCCCTCACAGCAACTACTTCCGCCAAGGATaatcaccaacaacaacaaccagcacCACCttgtcaacaacaaccag aaaagaaacgagaaacggtagaagtggaagaagaagaagaagaagaagagtccagcactgaaaatgaaaaggaagaacCGCAGCCGCAGTCTGGATCCGGACGGAGGTACTTGCCCTTTTTCGCTCATCTGCaaaaggagcagcagcagcagcagccggaggTGTCGGTGGCCGTGGTTAGTGAAGATGAACAGCAACCGACCACACCCGGACCGTTGCGCTACGTTTCAGTTATCCAGAGGACGCCACTCTTCCGCCCGCGTGAACCCGAAGCCGAAAAGAAACGGGAACTTGTTCAACCGTCGCCCAAACCCAAGAAGGAACCTCTGCCGGAAGCTGACAAAGGAGTATTGAATcgtgaaaacgaagaagaagaagataaagaagaagatgatgacgatgatgccGTGGCAGAGGCGGCCATGCCCGTCCAGGAGGCGCCTATCGATTATCACGTCCCGAGAGCCAAGTCACCCGACAACGTGGACGAGCCGGAAAGGCCCCGAGGTGAAGTGAGAGAGACGACTGCATCCGCCCGACGCCGAGCTCGTGAAGCGGCTGATAATGGCGCCATTGACATGCGTTGCGTCCGGCCCCGTCTGTCAGCGTCGCCCAGGCGTCGCGGAGGGAACCACCACCACGACAGTAAACCCATGGATGGAGATAACGGTTGCGGCGGAGGTGGAGGAGGCGGTGGTAATGGCGGCGGAGGCAACAATTCCGGAAGCGGAGGAGGCGGTGGATACAGCGACAGCGGCAACAGATCGTATCAGATGggtggcggaggaggcggaATGTCCGGATTCAGCGGCGGAAGCGACTCGGGTAACGGCGGTGGCAACGACAACCACCTGCCCTATGGTGATGGATCGCTGCCGCTGGACGGTTGCGGCAATGAATTCGACTACACGCGACTGGAACAGTTGGGACCGCTTCCGTCCCTCAACGACGTCCTTCCATCCATGCGATCCTTCCATCCGAGTCTCTACGCGCGATTACAGGAGCCGCCCCGTTACGCCAATCCGCCCGATTTAGACCGGCCGCCTGGTGTTGGAGGTGGTGGCGGCCCTGGGGGTGGACCCGGAAGTAACAGCGACCTTGAAGCCACCTTGACGTCGTTGACGTCGCTAACCAACCTCAACCCGTTCAACGGAAATCTGAACCTCTACGGAAACTATTCGCAGAATGCCTACAATTTCAACAATTCCGGACACGGAGGACCCGTCACCGCCGCCCACACACCCAATTCCGGCGGCGGACCCAGCCCTTGCGGAGGCACCCAGGCCGATCTCTTTGAATTGGCCAACGATCCGGACATGTGCGCCGATGACCAAAACTCGTTCTGTCCGGATGTCGACCAGATCACCGGATTGCAGTTGAGTTTCCCCGTCGAGTCGGGAGTTCACGCCATGCCCGAACAGCACCACATTGCTGcatcgcaacaacaacaacaacaacaacaagacagactgtaccaccaccaacaacagcaacaacaacaacacgatcAACAACACACCCGAGTCTACACGACATCACCTGGTGGTTATTCTACCGTTTCTCAGACTCATCGTCGCGGTGGATCCCCGACGGAATCGGATGGCCTTAGCGGCCTGATCAACTTCAGCCCATCGGCCCTGTTGACGCCGCTGTCCATCGATCAGTCGCCTCTGATGGACGTCCAGTTTGGCTCCTCTCAAATGTCGCCGTGCTCCATCAATTCCTCCTCATCGCCGGTTCCTCATTGCGAGTCTTCCGGCGGATTACTCAACCGCAGCCTTCACGCCCACACGCCGGCCCCtcaacaccagcagcaacaacagaacaacaacaacaataattcCGTCATGTCTGTCGACCAATCGGACAACGAGTCTGTTTCCAACCTGCAAGTCCGCGTTTCCGTCCTCCAGCAGCGG GACATTTCTATGCAACTGGGCTTGCCCAATGACGCCCCACTGGAATTCGTCAACGGCGGACATGGAATTAAAAATCCATTGGTGCACGACAACGACGGCAAGGATTCGACCCGCGATGGATTCGAATCGGATTCGTCGTCCAGGACTCAGATCCACATGAAATCGTCCAAGAGGGGCAACAACAGCGGAGGCGGAAGAGACGGGGCCATTTCGGCCTGTTCGTCGTCGACGGCGGCTGACGGTATGAACACGGGAGCCGATCCTGACGATCCCAACAAATTCACCTGCCGCCTCTGCTCCAAGAGTTTCACCCTGCAGCGACTGTTGAATCGGCACATGAAATGCCATTCGGACGTCAAGCGCTACCTGTGCACCTTCTGCGGGAAGGGTTTCAATGACACGTTCGATTTGAAACGACACACCCGAACGCATACAG GTGTTCGACCCTACAAATGTGCCCTGTGCGAGAAATCGTTTACGCAAAGGTGCTCGCTCGAGTCTCATTGTCTCAAGGTGCATGGTGTTGCCCATCAGTACCAATACAAAGAACGGAGAGCAAag GTATACGTTTGTGAGGAGTGCGGCCACACGACTAACGAGCCTGAGGTGCACTACGTCCACCTGAAAGAGCTCCACCCCTACAGTCCGGCCTTGCTCAAGTTCTACGACAAGAGGCACTTCAAGttcaccaacaacaactttaCCAACATGCTGCTACAAGTTCGATCCtaa